One Micropterus dolomieu isolate WLL.071019.BEF.003 ecotype Adirondacks linkage group LG23, ASM2129224v1, whole genome shotgun sequence DNA window includes the following coding sequences:
- the LOC123963208 gene encoding serine-rich adhesin for platelets isoform X3, giving the protein MFDEDEVMKAPDLSYVRMKKPDSCVRHPQWLCIQLLVVLLAGQASCNQTTAAPPLSLATPNAQTAVCYFLDITVEISGNNKKNESEIKAWLTQVFLNLNCLSPNHAETTVTPTSIQIATTTATTPTVLESSNTTTVGTSTVLESSNTTTAGTSAVLESSNTTTAGTSTVLESSNTTTVGTSTVLESSNTTTAGTSTVLESSNTTTPATSTATTHNTTTATTSTATTHNTTTATTSTATTHNTTTAAASTTVNLSTTTAAASTTVNRRTTTAAASTTVNRRTTTAAASITVNRRTTTAAASTTVNRRTTTAAASTSFKPSITIVRPNSQTVSSPNSNINTQMPGSGGGNNNPPALRIARQIGDSVTQTRGISNNETTGLFQGIKVSCTKNTAITKTNCTVTLQLAESIPPCCILSALSENNNSDIHVVGKKADTTSSLQNVCNSSAQDKNCTSCEESGTTYVAPQINSTYCNAGIEDSNTNTSTNCNCSAYCNGTDAYYTFYVLIKDTNMNYSDVLVLISKLKQPSNCSQSTDVLCSLPIITSEYKDGNVACTRTPTNFQNCSVILDFAHEVPINNVSAAMMSVFQSEKQINYNGQVIRAAICGNSKVSDNSLNSQLIWYTVNLYPVNFCTVMEQDNILNCQNGENVVVLLKEMFVPQLFTTPGPNTLTTQPHNTTLSVNATSSPLNTTALTGITTTANVTTLSTTKPVSTTTESADSQANALLEMTGDVSKLNSSQVDHLVSQLENLLSGPTVSKALGNTSVQIVSNLLGASPETLSRSSNRIIGIVDTVALKLVIGKQVETLLSPAVALSVKPADGNNFQQTFFSISGPNDVQVRGVPRLRRSVTSQIPQGSISLPTSLTQNLTLQEQQLASRVQFNFYQKSTVFQDTSLGARKLNSGILGASVANLSITGLQDDVVIQLRHIEPVPGNFVTVCVFWDYTFNNGSGGWNPKGCFVQNRTEKETVCGCNHLTSFAILLDLSREPIISPVQNTILTFITYIGCGVSAIFLSITLLTYLAFGKLRKDIPSKILIQLCLALLMLNLVFLVDAWLALYPQAVGLCISTAWFLHYFLLVTFTWMGLEAFHMYLALVKVFNSYISRYMVKFSLVGWGVPMIVVIIVIAINKDNYGLVSYGKFTDGTSDDFCWLKNDIAFYVAVVAYFCVIFLFNFVMFIVVLVQLCRIKRQNPHNSHHRTTLHDVRSVVGITFLLGLTWGFAFFAWGPVNLPFMYLFAIFNSFQGLFIFVFHCALKENVRRQWRTYLCCGRLRLAENSEWSRTATQKTVKKSSETRQTPLHSENSNNSSSSSAFLVRDSSQQINGIGSPFADRVITADEEPSTDIVLNEINRQYRTQGP; this is encoded by the exons GTCAGGCTTCCTGTAATCAGACCACGGCTGCTCCCCCTCTTTCCCTTGCTACACCAAATGCACAGACTGCAG TATGCTACTTTCTTGACATCACTGTGGAAATCAGTGGAAACAACAAgaagaatgaatcagaaatcAAGGCCTGG CTTACACAGGTGTTCCTAAACTTGAACTGCTTGTCTCCAAACCATGCAGAAACAACTGTCACACCTACCTCTATACAAATTGCAACAACTACAGCTACAACACCCACAGTGTTGGAAAGCAGTAATACAACTACAGTTGGAACATCAACAGTGTTGGAAAGCAGTAATACAACTACAGCTGGAACATCAGCAGTGTTGGAAAGCAGTAATACAACTACAGCTGGAACATCAACAGTGTTGGAAAGCAGTAATACAACTACAGTTGGAACATCAACAGTGTTGGAAAGCAGTAATACAACTACAGCTGGAACATCAACAGTGTTGGAAAGCAGTAATACAACTACACCTGCAacatcaacagcaacaacacacaacacaactaCAGCTACAACgtcaacagcaacaacacacaacacaactaCAGCTACAacatcaacagcaacaacacacaacacaactaCAGCTGCAGCATCAACAACAGTAAATCTCAGCACAACTACAGCTGCAGCATCAACAACAGTAAATCGCAGGACAACTACAGCTGCAGCATCAACAACAGTAAATCGCAGGACAACTACAGCTGCAGCATCAATAACAGTAAATCGCAGGACAACTACAGCTGCAGCATCAACAACAGTAAATCGCAGGACAACTACAGCTGCAGCATCAACTTCATTCAAACCTAGCATAACTATTGTTAGACCAAACAGCCAGACAGTCTCTTCACCCAACtccaacataaacacacagatgccTGGCAGTGGTGGAGGAAACAACAACCCACCAGCTCTGCGCATAGCTCGACAAATCGGTGACAGTGTGACACAAACTAG AGGGATCAGTAATAACGAAACAACTGGCCTATTTCAA GGAATTAAAGTTTCATGCACCAAGAACACTGCAATAAC AAAAACCAACTGCACTGTGACGCTGCAGCTAGCGGAGAGTATACCTCCATGTTGTATCCTCAGTGCGCTCTCTGAAAACAATAACTCTGACATCCACGtggtggggaaaaaagcagATACAACAA GTTCGCTACAAAATGTGTGCAATAGCAGTGCACAAGACAAAAACTGCACATCATG TGAAGAGTCTGGAACTACatatgtggctcctcaaataaACTCAACTTACTGTAATGCAG GTATAGAGgacagcaacacaaacacaagcaccaACTGCAACTGCTCTGCTTACTGCAATGGAACCG aTGCATACTACACATTTTACGTTTTGATAAAAGATACCAATATGAACTATTCAGATGTCTTGGTCTTG ATTTCTAAGCTAAAACAACCATCAAACTGCTCTCAGAGTACAGA tgttttatgttCATTGCCTATCATTACATCTGAATACAAG GATGGAAACGTGGCCTGTACAAGGACACCAACAAA ttttcagAACTGCAGTGTGATTTTAGACTTTGCACATGAGGTTCCTATAAATAACGTGTCAGCAGCTATGATGAGTGTGTTTCAGTCTGAGAAACAAATCAATTACAATGGACAAGTGATCCGAGCAG CAATTTGTGGAAATTCAAAAGTCAGCGACAATTCACTAAACTCCCAGCTCATTTGGTATACAGTTAACCTATACCCTGTGAACTTTTGTACAGTAATGGAACAGGATAACATCCTTAATTG TCAAAATGGAGAAAATGTGGTTGTGCTGCTGAAAGAGATGTTTGTTCCGCAGCTATTTACCACACCTGGCCCAAATACATTAACCACACAACCCCACAACACCACCTTGTCTGTAAATGCAACTTCATCCCCTCTGAACACAACAGCCCTGACTGGTATCACTACTACTGCCAATGTCACAACACTCAGCACAACTAAACCTGTTTCTACGACCACCGAATCAG CTGACAGCCAAGCCAACGCACTGCTTGAGATGACCGGAGATGTGTCCAAACTGAACTCAAGCCAGGTGGATCACCTGGTGTCTCAGCTGGAGAATCTTTTGTCAGGCCCCACTGTCAGCAAGGCGCTGGGAAACACCTCCGTCCAGATTGTCAGCAACCTGCTGGGCGCTTCTCCTGAGACGCTGTCCCGCTCCTCCAACAG GATTATAGGGATTGTTGATACAGTGGCATTGAAGCTAGTTATTGGAAAACAGGTGGAGACCCTCTTGTCCCCAGCAGTGGCTCTGTCTGTgaaaccagcagatggcaataACTTTCagcaaacttttttttccatctcaggCCCCAATGATGTACAG GTCCGTGGGGTTCCCAGGCTCAGAAGGAGTGTGACTTCTCAAATCCCTCAGGGCTCCATCAGTCTGCCCACCTCTCTTACACAGAACCTAACCTTGCAGGAACAGCAGCTGGCCTCCAGAGTCCAGTTCAATTTCTACCAGAAGAGCACAGTTTTCCAG GACACATCTTTGGGAGCTCGCAAACTAAATAGTGGGATCCTGGGAGCAAGTGTGGccaacctgtcaatcacaggACTGCAGGACGATGTTGTAATTCAGCTGAGGCACATAGAGCCTGTTCCA GGTaattttgtcactgtgtgtgttttctgggaCTACACATTCAATA ATGGATCAGGTGGTTGGAATCCAAAGGGCTGTTTTGTCCAAAAtaggacagagaaagagacagttTGTGGCTGCAACCATTTAACCAGCTTTGCTATCCTGCTG GACCTCTCCAGAGAGCCTATAATCAGTCCCGTCCAGAACACCATCCTTACCTTTATCACATATATTGGCTGTGGAGTGTCTGCCATCTTCCTGTCGATCACTCTACTCACCTACTTGGCCTTTGG AAAGTTGCGAAAGGACATTCCATCCAAAATCCTAATCCAGCTGTGCCTGGCTCTGCTGATGCTAAACCTGGTCTTCCTGGTGGATGCGTGGCTGGCGCTCTACCCACAAGCCGTGGGCCTCTGCATCTCCACCGCCTGGTTCCTTCACTACTTCCTGCTGGTTACCTTCACCTGGATGGGACTTGAGGCCTTCCACATGTACCTGGCCCTCGTGAAAGTCTTCAATAGCTATATATCACGCTACATGGTGAAGTTCTCGCTGGTCGGCTGGGGTGTCCCAATGATCGTGGTCATTATTGTCATTGCAATTAACAAGGATAACTACGGTCTTGTCTCCTATGGAAAGTTTACTGATGGCACTAGTGATGACTT CTGCTGGCTGAAAAATGACATTGCCTTCTATgtggcagtggtggcctatttctGTGTAATTTTTCTGTTTAACTTCGTCATGTTCATTGTGGTGTTGGTCCAGCTGTGTCGGATAAAGAGGCAGAACCCTCACAATTCGCATCACCGCACCACACTGCATGATGTGCGCAGTGTGGTGGGGATAACCTTCCTCCTGGGCCTCACTTGGGGCTTTGCCTTTTTTGCCTGGGGGCCCGTTAACCTGCCATTCATGTACCTCTTTGCCATCTTTAACTCCTTTCAAG GTCTCTTTATATTTGTGTTCCACTGTGCGTTGAAAGAAAATGTGAGGAGGCAGTGGAGGACCTACCTGTGCTGCGGCAGACTGAGACTAGCAGAGAACTCAG AATGGAGTCGCACTGCAACACAAAAGACTGTGAAGAAGTCGTCAGAGACCAGACAAACACCTCTTCATTCCGAAAACTCCAACAACTCAAGCAGCTCCTCTGCTTTCCTTGTCCGTGACTCTTCACAGCAGATTAATGGCATTG GAAGCCCATTTGCAGACAGAGTAATCACAGCTGATGAAGAACCCAGTACGGACATAGTCCTCAACGAGATCAACAGGCAGTACCGAACCCAAGGGCCCTGA
- the LOC123963208 gene encoding serine-rich adhesin for platelets isoform X2: protein MLWILPTGSSLMFDEDEVMKAPDLSYVRMKKPDSCVRHPQWLCIQLLVVLLAGQASCNQTTAAPPLSLATPNAQTAVCYFLDITVEISGNNKKNESEIKAWLTQVFLNLNCLSPNHAETTVTPTSIQIATTTATTPTVLESSNTTTVGTSTVLESSNTTTAGTSAVLESSNTTTAGTSTVLESSNTTTVGTSTVLESSNTTTAGTSTVLESSNTTTPATSTATTHNTTTATTSTATTHNTTTATTSTATTHNTTTAAASTTVNLSTTTAAASTTVNRRTTTAAASTTVNRRTTTAAASITVNRRTTTAAASTTVNRRTTTAAASTSFKPSITIVRPNSQTVSSPNSNINTQMPGSGGGNNNPPALRIARQIGDSVTQTRGISNNETTGLFQGIKVSCTKNTAITKTNCTVTLQLAESIPPCCILSALSENNNSDIHVVGKKADTTSSLQNVCNSSAQDKNCTSCEESGTTYVAPQINSTYCNAGIEDSNTNTSTNCNCSAYCNGTDAYYTFYVLIKDTNMNYSDVLVLISKLKQPSNCSQSTDVLCSLPIITSEYKDGNVACTRTPTNFQNCSVILDFAHEVPINNVSAAMMSVFQSEKQINYNGQVIRAAICGNSKVSDNSLNSQLIWYTVNLYPVNFCTVMEQDNILNCQNGENVVVLLKEMFVPQLFTTPGPNTLTTQPHNTTLSVNATSSPLNTTALTGITTTANVTTLSTTKPVSTTTESADSQANALLEMTGDVSKLNSSQVDHLVSQLENLLSGPTVSKALGNTSVQIVSNLLGASPETLSRSSNRIIGIVDTVALKLVIGKQVETLLSPAVALSVKPADGNNFQQTFFSISGPNDVQVRGVPRLRRSVTSQIPQGSISLPTSLTQNLTLQEQQLASRVQFNFYQKSTVFQDTSLGARKLNSGILGASVANLSITGLQDDVVIQLRHIEPVPGNFVTVCVFWDYTFNNGSGGWNPKGCFVQNRTEKETVCGCNHLTSFAILLDLSREPIISPVQNTILTFITYIGCGVSAIFLSITLLTYLAFGKLRKDIPSKILIQLCLALLMLNLVFLVDAWLALYPQAVGLCISTAWFLHYFLLVTFTWMGLEAFHMYLALVKVFNSYISRYMVKFSLVGWGVPMIVVIIVIAINKDNYGLVSYGKFTDGTSDDFCWLKNDIAFYVAVVAYFCVIFLFNFVMFIVVLVQLCRIKRQNPHNSHHRTTLHDVRSVVGITFLLGLTWGFAFFAWGPVNLPFMYLFAIFNSFQGLFIFVFHCALKENVRRQWRTYLCCGRLRLAENSEWSRTATQKTVKKSSETRQTPLHSENSNNSSSSSAFLVRDSSQQINGIGSPFADRVITADEEPSTDIVLNEINRQYRTQGP, encoded by the exons GTCAGGCTTCCTGTAATCAGACCACGGCTGCTCCCCCTCTTTCCCTTGCTACACCAAATGCACAGACTGCAG TATGCTACTTTCTTGACATCACTGTGGAAATCAGTGGAAACAACAAgaagaatgaatcagaaatcAAGGCCTGG CTTACACAGGTGTTCCTAAACTTGAACTGCTTGTCTCCAAACCATGCAGAAACAACTGTCACACCTACCTCTATACAAATTGCAACAACTACAGCTACAACACCCACAGTGTTGGAAAGCAGTAATACAACTACAGTTGGAACATCAACAGTGTTGGAAAGCAGTAATACAACTACAGCTGGAACATCAGCAGTGTTGGAAAGCAGTAATACAACTACAGCTGGAACATCAACAGTGTTGGAAAGCAGTAATACAACTACAGTTGGAACATCAACAGTGTTGGAAAGCAGTAATACAACTACAGCTGGAACATCAACAGTGTTGGAAAGCAGTAATACAACTACACCTGCAacatcaacagcaacaacacacaacacaactaCAGCTACAACgtcaacagcaacaacacacaacacaactaCAGCTACAacatcaacagcaacaacacacaacacaactaCAGCTGCAGCATCAACAACAGTAAATCTCAGCACAACTACAGCTGCAGCATCAACAACAGTAAATCGCAGGACAACTACAGCTGCAGCATCAACAACAGTAAATCGCAGGACAACTACAGCTGCAGCATCAATAACAGTAAATCGCAGGACAACTACAGCTGCAGCATCAACAACAGTAAATCGCAGGACAACTACAGCTGCAGCATCAACTTCATTCAAACCTAGCATAACTATTGTTAGACCAAACAGCCAGACAGTCTCTTCACCCAACtccaacataaacacacagatgccTGGCAGTGGTGGAGGAAACAACAACCCACCAGCTCTGCGCATAGCTCGACAAATCGGTGACAGTGTGACACAAACTAG AGGGATCAGTAATAACGAAACAACTGGCCTATTTCAA GGAATTAAAGTTTCATGCACCAAGAACACTGCAATAAC AAAAACCAACTGCACTGTGACGCTGCAGCTAGCGGAGAGTATACCTCCATGTTGTATCCTCAGTGCGCTCTCTGAAAACAATAACTCTGACATCCACGtggtggggaaaaaagcagATACAACAA GTTCGCTACAAAATGTGTGCAATAGCAGTGCACAAGACAAAAACTGCACATCATG TGAAGAGTCTGGAACTACatatgtggctcctcaaataaACTCAACTTACTGTAATGCAG GTATAGAGgacagcaacacaaacacaagcaccaACTGCAACTGCTCTGCTTACTGCAATGGAACCG aTGCATACTACACATTTTACGTTTTGATAAAAGATACCAATATGAACTATTCAGATGTCTTGGTCTTG ATTTCTAAGCTAAAACAACCATCAAACTGCTCTCAGAGTACAGA tgttttatgttCATTGCCTATCATTACATCTGAATACAAG GATGGAAACGTGGCCTGTACAAGGACACCAACAAA ttttcagAACTGCAGTGTGATTTTAGACTTTGCACATGAGGTTCCTATAAATAACGTGTCAGCAGCTATGATGAGTGTGTTTCAGTCTGAGAAACAAATCAATTACAATGGACAAGTGATCCGAGCAG CAATTTGTGGAAATTCAAAAGTCAGCGACAATTCACTAAACTCCCAGCTCATTTGGTATACAGTTAACCTATACCCTGTGAACTTTTGTACAGTAATGGAACAGGATAACATCCTTAATTG TCAAAATGGAGAAAATGTGGTTGTGCTGCTGAAAGAGATGTTTGTTCCGCAGCTATTTACCACACCTGGCCCAAATACATTAACCACACAACCCCACAACACCACCTTGTCTGTAAATGCAACTTCATCCCCTCTGAACACAACAGCCCTGACTGGTATCACTACTACTGCCAATGTCACAACACTCAGCACAACTAAACCTGTTTCTACGACCACCGAATCAG CTGACAGCCAAGCCAACGCACTGCTTGAGATGACCGGAGATGTGTCCAAACTGAACTCAAGCCAGGTGGATCACCTGGTGTCTCAGCTGGAGAATCTTTTGTCAGGCCCCACTGTCAGCAAGGCGCTGGGAAACACCTCCGTCCAGATTGTCAGCAACCTGCTGGGCGCTTCTCCTGAGACGCTGTCCCGCTCCTCCAACAG GATTATAGGGATTGTTGATACAGTGGCATTGAAGCTAGTTATTGGAAAACAGGTGGAGACCCTCTTGTCCCCAGCAGTGGCTCTGTCTGTgaaaccagcagatggcaataACTTTCagcaaacttttttttccatctcaggCCCCAATGATGTACAG GTCCGTGGGGTTCCCAGGCTCAGAAGGAGTGTGACTTCTCAAATCCCTCAGGGCTCCATCAGTCTGCCCACCTCTCTTACACAGAACCTAACCTTGCAGGAACAGCAGCTGGCCTCCAGAGTCCAGTTCAATTTCTACCAGAAGAGCACAGTTTTCCAG GACACATCTTTGGGAGCTCGCAAACTAAATAGTGGGATCCTGGGAGCAAGTGTGGccaacctgtcaatcacaggACTGCAGGACGATGTTGTAATTCAGCTGAGGCACATAGAGCCTGTTCCA GGTaattttgtcactgtgtgtgttttctgggaCTACACATTCAATA ATGGATCAGGTGGTTGGAATCCAAAGGGCTGTTTTGTCCAAAAtaggacagagaaagagacagttTGTGGCTGCAACCATTTAACCAGCTTTGCTATCCTGCTG GACCTCTCCAGAGAGCCTATAATCAGTCCCGTCCAGAACACCATCCTTACCTTTATCACATATATTGGCTGTGGAGTGTCTGCCATCTTCCTGTCGATCACTCTACTCACCTACTTGGCCTTTGG AAAGTTGCGAAAGGACATTCCATCCAAAATCCTAATCCAGCTGTGCCTGGCTCTGCTGATGCTAAACCTGGTCTTCCTGGTGGATGCGTGGCTGGCGCTCTACCCACAAGCCGTGGGCCTCTGCATCTCCACCGCCTGGTTCCTTCACTACTTCCTGCTGGTTACCTTCACCTGGATGGGACTTGAGGCCTTCCACATGTACCTGGCCCTCGTGAAAGTCTTCAATAGCTATATATCACGCTACATGGTGAAGTTCTCGCTGGTCGGCTGGGGTGTCCCAATGATCGTGGTCATTATTGTCATTGCAATTAACAAGGATAACTACGGTCTTGTCTCCTATGGAAAGTTTACTGATGGCACTAGTGATGACTT CTGCTGGCTGAAAAATGACATTGCCTTCTATgtggcagtggtggcctatttctGTGTAATTTTTCTGTTTAACTTCGTCATGTTCATTGTGGTGTTGGTCCAGCTGTGTCGGATAAAGAGGCAGAACCCTCACAATTCGCATCACCGCACCACACTGCATGATGTGCGCAGTGTGGTGGGGATAACCTTCCTCCTGGGCCTCACTTGGGGCTTTGCCTTTTTTGCCTGGGGGCCCGTTAACCTGCCATTCATGTACCTCTTTGCCATCTTTAACTCCTTTCAAG GTCTCTTTATATTTGTGTTCCACTGTGCGTTGAAAGAAAATGTGAGGAGGCAGTGGAGGACCTACCTGTGCTGCGGCAGACTGAGACTAGCAGAGAACTCAG AATGGAGTCGCACTGCAACACAAAAGACTGTGAAGAAGTCGTCAGAGACCAGACAAACACCTCTTCATTCCGAAAACTCCAACAACTCAAGCAGCTCCTCTGCTTTCCTTGTCCGTGACTCTTCACAGCAGATTAATGGCATTG GAAGCCCATTTGCAGACAGAGTAATCACAGCTGATGAAGAACCCAGTACGGACATAGTCCTCAACGAGATCAACAGGCAGTACCGAACCCAAGGGCCCTGA